In the genome of Calothrix sp. PCC 6303, the window ATGTCAGATACTTATCAAATTTTCGACGAGATAAAACTTCTTATAGCTCTGCAAAGGCAGAATTAGATAATATGAGAATACCAATATCCTGAGCTATATCCAATGCTTGACGAGGCTTGCTTTCACTAAATAAAAATGCACTAATTATCACATTCGTATCAAAAACAAATCGTCGCTGATTAGTCATCACGTAAAACCGATTCCAGGATTTCAGGTGTTAACCCTTTACTTTGTGCTTCTCGACTTGCTATATCCATTGTGTTTCTGAGATTTGCGATGTTTGATTGTCTGTTTGTTTGAAATTCAGACTGTATAATAGTTGCAATTTTGAGTTGCAATTCTTTTCGTTCTTGTTCTGTAGCATTACGATATGCTTGTGCAACCTCAGACGAGACTTCGATCGTAATTTGTTCTTGCGAAATCATAAATTTGACTGTATGTTTGCTGCGATTACTGTTCAATTCTAATTATAAGGGAAATAGCGATGTCTAGGATGGGCTACGTCTATGCACTGGGTCTGGATATTCGGACATCTCTGCATATCGCAAAACCCAGGCAGTACAAGCCGAAATTCCTAAATCTCTAGAAACCCTTGTTCAAGCTACTGGTTGGTATCGTAATGCCCAGGGAAAAATTGAGTTAGTTGCTGATAAATCTTTTAAGCAAGTACAACAATTAAGCTGTGCTGTAATTCCTCAAAATTGATTATGTTATAAAAAACGCCTTTTCGGGAAACCTATATACATAGGACAAAACGGAGATGGGGT includes:
- a CDS encoding PIN domain-containing protein, which codes for MTNQRRFVFDTNVIISAFLFSESKPRQALDIAQDIGILILSNSAFAEL